A stretch of the Romboutsia lituseburensis genome encodes the following:
- a CDS encoding RNA polymerase sigma factor, translating to MDCIYEEHAQMVFKYLMVLCKEEHLAEELTQETFYRAIKSSNRYDGTCKVSTWLCQIAKHIWYQEIDKKKRKETSELSEEIVSNNICIEEKICLKERKMELIKQVYKLEQISKEVVLLRITGAFSFREIGELFNKNENWARVTFYRAKQKIGKGV from the coding sequence ATGGACTGCATATATGAAGAACATGCACAAATGGTTTTTAAATACTTAATGGTTCTTTGTAAAGAAGAACATCTGGCAGAAGAGCTTACACAAGAGACATTTTATCGTGCAATAAAATCCTCTAATAGATACGATGGTACTTGCAAAGTATCAACCTGGTTATGTCAAATTGCAAAACATATTTGGTATCAAGAAATCGATAAAAAAAAGAGAAAAGAAACATCTGAATTAAGTGAAGAGATTGTGTCTAATAATATTTGCATAGAAGAAAAAATTTGTTTAAAAGAGCGCAAAATGGAACTTATAAAACAAGTATATAAATTAGAGCAAATCTCAAAAGAAGTAGTTTTACTTCGTATCACAGGAGCGTTCTCATTTAGAGAAATTGGAGAACTATTTAATAAAAATGAAAACTGGGCTAGAGTTACCTTTTATAGAGCTAAGCAAAAAATAGGAAAGGGAGTATAA
- a CDS encoding zf-HC2 domain-containing protein: MKCEIIKDLLPSYIDNLTSDESNKEIENHIITCSKCKSELDNMNQDINIETLEINKKDINPLKKFDKKYRNVFKNISICSLIIYLIALYYTQYSFNDVYDTRARLAIDLQTISENHDIKNSNSYSAELQKLLNQNYKNVLSLEIHGTDYKNILYTYKNKSNTDTNTNIISTNISADIFNKQKKNIGMFHVGIDYKPVIMGNAILKYSALIGWISLITYIILLLKSKFVSKL, translated from the coding sequence ATGAAATGCGAAATAATAAAAGATCTTTTACCAAGCTATATAGATAATCTTACAAGTGATGAAAGTAATAAAGAAATTGAAAATCATATAATAACTTGTAGTAAATGTAAATCAGAATTAGATAATATGAATCAGGATATAAATATAGAAACGTTAGAAATTAATAAAAAAGATATTAATCCATTAAAAAAATTTGATAAAAAATACAGAAATGTATTTAAAAATATCTCTATATGCTCTTTAATCATATATTTAATAGCACTTTATTACACACAATACTCTTTTAATGACGTGTATGATACTAGAGCTAGATTAGCAATAGATTTACAGACAATATCTGAAAATCATGATATAAAAAATTCAAATTCATATTCAGCTGAATTGCAAAAATTGTTAAACCAAAATTATAAAAATGTTCTTTCTTTAGAAATACATGGAACTGATTATAAAAATATCCTATATACATATAAAAATAAATCAAATACAGATACAAATACAAATATAATCTCAACAAATATAAGTGCAGATATTTTTAATAAACAGAAAAAAAATATTGGTATGTTTCATGTAGGTATAGACTATAAACCTGTAATTATGGGAAATGCTATTTTAAAGTATAGTGCTTTAATTGGATGGATATCTTTAATAACATATATAATACTGTTATTAAAATCTAAATTTGTAAGTAAATTATAA